A genomic window from Treponema maltophilum ATCC 51939 includes:
- the lspA gene encoding signal peptidase II, giving the protein MVKDSVLKDKKALFKKLVPLLLTIAVIAADQITKHLVVQNIPPYTVGAGFFGDLVRIIHVHNPGVAFSIGVGLSHPVRRLVFAFLPLIVLVLILVLYFKSNDFTPLQRWGICGIVGGGFGNLIDRFFRAEGVIDFIDVKFFGILGYDRWPTFNVADMSVVICGILLLISFFAAGAKAKGEDA; this is encoded by the coding sequence ATGGTAAAAGATTCCGTATTAAAAGACAAGAAAGCCTTATTCAAAAAGCTTGTGCCGCTGCTGCTGACAATCGCCGTCATCGCGGCGGATCAAATAACAAAACACCTTGTCGTACAAAACATTCCGCCGTATACGGTCGGTGCCGGCTTTTTCGGCGACCTCGTGCGCATCATTCACGTGCATAATCCGGGCGTCGCGTTCAGTATCGGCGTCGGATTGTCGCATCCGGTCAGACGGCTTGTGTTCGCCTTTTTGCCCTTGATTGTCCTCGTATTGATTTTGGTGCTGTATTTCAAGTCGAACGATTTTACGCCCTTGCAGCGCTGGGGCATCTGCGGCATCGTCGGCGGCGGGTTCGGCAATTTGATCGACCGCTTTTTCAGGGCGGAAGGCGTTATCGACTTTATAGACGTGAAGTTTTTCGGCATATTGGGCTATGACCGCTGGCCGACTTTTAACGTAGCGGATATGTCGGTCGTCATTTGCGGCATTTTGCTTTTGATTTCCTTTTTTGCCGCCGGCGCAAAAGCAAAAGGAGAAGACGCATGA
- a CDS encoding Nif3-like dinuclear metal center hexameric protein — protein sequence MTLHEIDTWFRSVLNPDAYAQDPSQNGIQVQNEAPDATQIVKAAFAVDACAETIRRTAAVGARLLVVHHGIFWNREQVLTGAHYRRIKELIVNDIALYASHLPLDAHEEVGNNYGLARRLRLNDLRPFGTWKGMTIGVFGEFSEPVDLDELMRRLFPNGEKVRTLLPFGTKEIKKAAIISGGAGSDLPQAIAEGADVFITGEIEHEQYHEALENRINVIAGGHYQTETVGVSLLAEKMRKELGIETVFIDVPTGL from the coding sequence ATGACCTTACATGAAATCGACACATGGTTTCGTTCGGTTTTGAATCCCGACGCATACGCACAGGACCCTTCGCAAAACGGCATACAGGTACAAAACGAAGCGCCGGATGCAACGCAAATCGTAAAAGCGGCCTTTGCCGTCGACGCTTGCGCCGAAACGATACGGCGCACCGCAGCTGTCGGCGCCCGGCTTTTGGTTGTCCATCACGGCATATTTTGGAACCGCGAACAGGTACTCACCGGCGCCCACTATCGGCGCATAAAAGAACTCATCGTCAACGACATCGCTTTGTACGCGTCCCATTTGCCCCTGGACGCACACGAAGAAGTAGGGAACAATTACGGACTTGCCCGCCGCTTACGGCTGAACGACTTACGCCCCTTCGGCACGTGGAAGGGCATGACGATAGGCGTTTTCGGCGAATTTTCAGAGCCGGTCGATCTTGATGAACTCATGCGGCGATTGTTCCCGAACGGAGAAAAGGTGCGCACATTGTTGCCCTTCGGCACAAAAGAAATTAAAAAAGCCGCGATTATTTCAGGCGGCGCGGGGAGCGATTTGCCGCAAGCAATCGCCGAAGGCGCCGATGTTTTTATCACGGGCGAAATAGAACACGAACAATACCACGAAGCGCTCGAAAACCGCATCAACGTTATAGCCGGCGGCCACTACCAAACGGAAACGGTAGGCGTTTCGCTGCTTGCCGAAAAAATGCGCAAAGAGCTTGGAATCGAAACCGTTTTTATCGACGTTCCCACGGGCTTATAG
- a CDS encoding DUF5312 family protein, whose amino-acid sequence MGILQQLIDFFKSLFAQEKSDMPQKQQLRKLETQLRQMNPPLYKNGELLPAFGELIFLLYTHTTPLFKLLGFMRASENARIKNRVYDMLIETGYMQNDRQKLASLSYEERKHRFEQSGNIQREAESQNHTLEELIHMLRSPAFIQIEATLKNLEIFYDLCAFNFIAFLKAFNPAFDSLNPENTFAPVLIDKTVTFLQDLYYITSGLEINASLARALMAIASSAQNDAKLPTDEVVVHVKKIAAVLTKFLNGETLKACILIAKDDASFKPDTVFVKSSPLADYASRLRTRFQSEEERIKVELQDSQLERETKDLFGDTPLLTLASYNEENNKLLKQDSAVSFLWITPMQIIKTFLSRFFEEQVKGLLNDIILEGFFNNPEQKTDFSSTVYACNDAQRILNAFEQSFAKGAKNDINLIIGYMNDGRRDPEFSRNLAVMVNNVNAEAKNFVQTQVSYFYDLYRYLLLLTDDAKKSVPEVMSNIKFLFTSSRNRSRVDFLEQSLPQWAAFLLVMKNYAVIGQVELPAKANR is encoded by the coding sequence GCAAATGAATCCGCCCCTGTATAAAAACGGCGAGCTGCTTCCGGCTTTCGGCGAGCTTATCTTTTTGCTGTATACGCACACGACGCCCCTGTTTAAACTGCTCGGTTTTATGCGCGCGAGCGAAAACGCCCGCATTAAAAATCGCGTGTACGATATGCTCATAGAAACCGGCTATATGCAAAACGATCGGCAAAAACTCGCCTCGCTTTCTTACGAAGAGCGCAAGCATAGATTCGAGCAAAGCGGTAACATTCAGCGGGAGGCCGAATCGCAAAACCATACTTTGGAAGAACTCATACACATGCTGCGTTCGCCGGCCTTTATTCAAATAGAAGCCACATTAAAAAATCTTGAAATTTTTTACGATTTGTGCGCGTTTAATTTTATCGCATTTTTAAAAGCGTTCAATCCGGCCTTCGATTCTTTGAATCCCGAAAACACCTTCGCGCCGGTTCTCATAGACAAAACGGTAACTTTTTTGCAGGATCTGTATTATATTACTTCCGGCCTTGAAATAAACGCTTCGTTGGCGCGCGCCCTTATGGCGATTGCTTCTTCCGCCCAAAACGATGCCAAGTTGCCTACCGACGAAGTGGTCGTGCACGTAAAAAAAATCGCCGCCGTGCTTACGAAATTTTTGAACGGCGAAACGCTCAAAGCATGTATCTTAATCGCCAAAGACGACGCCTCTTTTAAGCCGGATACCGTTTTTGTAAAATCGTCGCCGCTTGCCGATTATGCATCGCGTTTGCGCACGCGTTTTCAGTCGGAAGAAGAGCGTATAAAAGTCGAGCTGCAGGACAGTCAGCTTGAGCGCGAAACGAAGGACCTGTTCGGCGATACGCCGCTTTTGACTTTGGCTTCATACAACGAAGAAAACAACAAACTGTTAAAGCAGGATTCGGCGGTTTCGTTTTTGTGGATAACGCCGATGCAGATTATAAAAACCTTTTTAAGCCGCTTTTTTGAAGAACAGGTAAAAGGGCTTTTGAACGACATTATTCTCGAAGGTTTTTTTAACAATCCGGAGCAAAAAACGGATTTTTCGTCAACCGTGTATGCATGCAACGATGCTCAGCGGATTTTGAACGCGTTTGAACAATCCTTTGCGAAAGGCGCAAAAAACGATATAAACCTGATTATCGGCTACATGAACGACGGGCGCCGCGATCCCGAATTTTCGCGCAATTTGGCAGTCATGGTGAACAATGTGAATGCGGAAGCCAAGAATTTCGTGCAAACGCAGGTATCGTATTTTTACGATTTATACCGTTATTTGCTGCTTCTTACCGACGATGCAAAAAAGTCCGTTCCGGAAGTTATGTCGAATATAAAATTTTTGTTTACCTCTTCGCGCAACCGCAGCCGCGTCGATTTTCTTGAACAATCGCTGCCGCAGTGGGCGGCTTTTTTGCTCGTGATGAAAAACTATGCGGTTATCGGGCAGGTGGAACTTCCCGCAAAAGCAAACCGATAG
- a CDS encoding phenylalanine--tRNA ligase subunit alpha, producing MDIQALIKNLHPLEVKVLLAYTAKDELTASRLEKDLGYKEGHANQAFSWLTGKGLAEETGRTAHTYYEITELGRSVVKIGSTIEERFVNFIKEHGAHILPKIAAALHIENKDIGSAFGQLSKDGVLAMNDEKQVVVTDKPLPKRISIVKELLKRAAASENGQLDRDSLSPEEQDIIAGLAKKRGAADSPFKIVERETVTYKLTDSSAPVAEALKKAGITGNEIGEVTPQLLASGEWKNASFRSYNIGIPPARVIPGRANAYVSFLESVKDKLASLGFEEFDGPLVETEFWNSDALFMPQFHAARDIHDVYYVKNPMYAKKIDEPFLSNVAAAHENGGNTGSRGWNYTFDRDFTRRLILRSQGTVLSAHQLAKASVPGKYFGIARCFRYDKVDATHLSDFYQTEGIVLGKEVNLKTLLGFLEMFAVEIAGATDVKYVPGYFPFTEPSIEVHIKHPVLGWFELGGSGIFRSEVTKAMGVEVPVLAWGIGIDRMALMALGINDLRDLFSTDIEQTRLRRAL from the coding sequence ATGGACATACAAGCTCTCATAAAAAACCTTCATCCGCTTGAAGTGAAGGTTTTGCTCGCCTATACGGCAAAAGACGAACTTACCGCCTCCCGGCTTGAAAAAGACCTCGGCTACAAGGAAGGACATGCGAACCAGGCGTTTTCGTGGCTTACGGGAAAAGGACTTGCCGAAGAAACCGGACGGACGGCGCACACGTATTACGAAATTACCGAACTCGGCCGCAGCGTCGTAAAAATCGGCAGCACGATCGAAGAGCGGTTTGTGAACTTTATAAAAGAACACGGCGCGCACATTCTGCCGAAAATCGCGGCGGCGCTGCACATCGAAAATAAAGACATCGGAAGCGCATTCGGCCAGCTTTCAAAAGACGGCGTTTTGGCGATGAACGACGAAAAGCAGGTTGTCGTAACCGACAAGCCGCTTCCGAAGCGCATTTCGATTGTCAAAGAATTGTTAAAAAGGGCCGCCGCTTCGGAAAACGGTCAGCTCGACCGGGATTCGCTTTCGCCCGAAGAACAGGACATTATTGCAGGACTTGCAAAAAAGCGCGGTGCGGCGGACAGTCCGTTTAAAATCGTCGAGCGTGAAACGGTTACGTATAAACTGACCGATTCATCTGCGCCGGTTGCCGAAGCGCTTAAAAAAGCCGGCATTACCGGAAACGAAATCGGAGAAGTAACGCCTCAATTGCTCGCTTCCGGCGAATGGAAAAACGCAAGCTTCCGCTCGTACAATATCGGCATTCCTCCGGCGCGCGTCATACCCGGCCGCGCAAACGCTTACGTGTCGTTTTTGGAAAGCGTAAAAGATAAACTCGCTTCGCTCGGCTTTGAAGAATTCGACGGGCCGCTTGTCGAAACGGAATTTTGGAACAGCGACGCGCTGTTTATGCCGCAGTTCCACGCGGCGCGCGACATTCACGACGTTTATTACGTAAAAAATCCGATGTACGCAAAAAAAATCGACGAGCCTTTTTTGTCGAACGTAGCCGCCGCACACGAAAACGGCGGCAATACGGGAAGCCGCGGCTGGAATTATACGTTTGACCGCGATTTTACGCGCCGCCTTATTTTGCGCAGTCAGGGAACGGTTTTGTCGGCTCATCAGCTTGCGAAAGCCTCGGTTCCGGGAAAATACTTCGGCATTGCGCGCTGTTTCCGCTACGATAAGGTTGACGCAACCCACTTGTCGGACTTTTATCAAACCGAGGGCATCGTACTCGGCAAAGAAGTAAACCTTAAAACGCTGCTCGGCTTTTTGGAAATGTTCGCCGTCGAAATTGCGGGGGCAACGGACGTCAAATATGTTCCCGGCTACTTCCCCTTTACCGAGCCTTCAATCGAAGTGCACATAAAACACCCCGTTTTGGGCTGGTTCGAACTGGGCGGTTCGGGGATATTCCGTTCCGAAGTTACGAAAGCAATGGGCGTTGAAGTTCCCGTTCTTGCGTGGGGTATCGGTATAGACCGCATGGCGCTTATGGCGCTGGGTATCAACGATTTGCGCGACCTCTTCAGCACCGACATCGAACAAACGCGCCTTCGCCGCGCTTTATAA
- the glpK gene encoding glycerol kinase GlpK, which produces MNDYILALDQGTTSSRAILYNADAQPLLSCNKEFTQYYPQPGWVEHDAEELFECQLAVMKETVQKAEQKFGIRASDIAAAGITNQRETVVLWDKATGKPVYRAVVWQCRRTAGLCEHLRKEGMNEVIREKTGLLLDAYFSATKIKWILDNVEGLRARAQNGEILAGTIDTWLIWKLSGGKRHVTDVTNASRTMLYNIYAGGWDKDLLNLLNIPLCMLPEVRNSSEVYCNTSEQVCGFSIPLASAVGDQQSALFGQGCFNKGDVKNTYGTGCFMLMNTGSVPVVSKNKLLTTIALGINDEVQYALEGSIFMGGATIKWLRDELELISSAPEIDRLAESVPDSNGVYIVPAFTGLGSPYWDMYARGTIIGLTRGVKKAHICRAVLEAICYQVKDVINCMAEDASQPVASLKVDGGASVSNIMLQFQADIMNTSVCRPKNVETTALGAAFLAGLAVGFWKNKDDILAHWQTDRLFTPHMSDEKREELYAGWKRAVDRSRGWIKK; this is translated from the coding sequence ATGAACGATTACATTTTAGCCCTCGATCAGGGAACGACCAGTTCCCGCGCGATTTTATATAATGCGGACGCGCAGCCGCTGCTTTCGTGCAACAAAGAATTTACGCAATACTATCCGCAGCCCGGCTGGGTCGAACACGATGCCGAAGAGCTTTTTGAATGCCAGCTCGCCGTCATGAAAGAAACGGTGCAAAAAGCCGAACAAAAATTCGGCATACGCGCTTCGGATATTGCCGCGGCGGGCATTACGAATCAGCGCGAAACGGTTGTGCTGTGGGACAAGGCGACGGGAAAACCCGTATACCGCGCCGTCGTGTGGCAGTGCCGCAGAACGGCCGGCTTGTGCGAACATTTGCGTAAAGAAGGCATGAATGAAGTTATCCGCGAAAAAACCGGACTTTTGCTCGACGCGTATTTTTCGGCAACAAAAATAAAATGGATTTTAGACAATGTTGAAGGTTTGCGCGCTCGCGCGCAAAACGGTGAAATCCTTGCAGGCACCATCGATACCTGGCTTATATGGAAACTCAGCGGCGGGAAACGCCACGTTACGGACGTTACAAATGCAAGCCGCACCATGTTGTACAATATTTATGCAGGCGGCTGGGACAAAGATCTTTTAAACCTGCTCAACATACCGCTTTGCATGCTGCCCGAAGTACGCAATTCCAGCGAAGTGTACTGCAATACAAGCGAACAAGTGTGCGGCTTTTCGATTCCGCTCGCTTCGGCCGTCGGCGACCAACAGTCGGCTTTGTTCGGGCAAGGCTGCTTTAACAAGGGCGACGTCAAAAACACGTACGGAACGGGCTGCTTTATGCTTATGAACACCGGCTCGGTTCCGGTCGTATCAAAAAACAAGCTCCTTACCACCATTGCGCTCGGCATAAACGACGAAGTGCAGTACGCTTTGGAGGGCAGTATTTTTATGGGCGGCGCAACGATAAAGTGGCTGCGCGACGAACTTGAACTTATTTCTTCGGCTCCCGAAATCGACCGCTTGGCCGAATCGGTTCCCGATTCAAACGGCGTATACATAGTGCCGGCCTTTACCGGTTTGGGCAGCCCCTATTGGGACATGTATGCGCGCGGTACGATTATCGGCCTTACGCGCGGCGTAAAAAAAGCGCATATTTGCCGGGCGGTTTTGGAAGCGATTTGCTATCAGGTAAAAGACGTTATAAACTGCATGGCCGAAGACGCATCTCAGCCGGTTGCCTCGTTAAAGGTCGACGGAGGCGCGAGCGTAAGCAATATTATGCTCCAGTTCCAAGCCGACATAATGAACACAAGCGTGTGTCGCCCCAAAAACGTTGAAACGACGGCGCTCGGAGCGGCTTTTTTGGCGGGTTTGGCGGTCGGATTTTGGAAAAACAAAGACGATATTTTGGCGCATTGGCAAACCGACCGTTTGTTTACGCCGCACATGAGCGATGAAAAGCGCGAAGAACTGTATGCCGGCTGGAAGCGCGCGGTCGACCGTTCGCGCGGCTGGATAAAAAAGTAG
- a CDS encoding rhomboid family intramembrane serine protease: MEPNIRRRFSYSYRNCALIITALNVLVFILTEAYPRLSVYLSLNTALIVRAHMYWQFVTYMFVHANLMHLIGNMLGVVFFGIAVERSLGSKEFVLMYFFTGIASGALSFAVYLAAGMHNVFLLGASGAVFGVLLVFSVLFPRSRIYIWGVLPVPAPLLVVGFALIEAANQLFGARSGVAHMTHLFGFAAAWAYIKIRMGQSPWKIWKDAYRR; the protein is encoded by the coding sequence TTGGAACCGAATATACGCCGACGTTTTTCGTATTCATACCGCAACTGCGCTTTAATCATAACCGCGCTGAACGTGCTCGTTTTTATTTTAACCGAAGCGTACCCGCGCTTGAGTGTCTACTTGTCTTTGAATACGGCTTTGATTGTCCGCGCCCATATGTATTGGCAGTTTGTAACGTATATGTTCGTGCATGCGAACCTTATGCATTTGATCGGCAATATGTTGGGCGTCGTGTTTTTCGGCATTGCCGTTGAACGTTCCTTGGGTTCGAAAGAATTTGTGCTTATGTATTTTTTTACGGGAATCGCGTCCGGGGCGCTGTCATTTGCCGTGTATCTTGCGGCGGGCATGCACAATGTGTTTTTGCTCGGCGCTTCGGGTGCCGTGTTCGGCGTTTTGTTGGTGTTTTCCGTTTTGTTTCCGCGTTCGCGCATATATATTTGGGGCGTTTTGCCCGTTCCGGCGCCCCTGCTCGTTGTCGGCTTTGCGCTTATTGAAGCCGCCAATCAGCTTTTCGGCGCCCGCTCCGGAGTCGCGCACATGACACACCTTTTCGGCTTTGCGGCAGCGTGGGCGTATATAAAAATCCGTATGGGACAAAGCCCGTGGAAAATATGGAAAGACGCATACCGGCGCTGA